A stretch of Triticum aestivum cultivar Chinese Spring chromosome 1D, IWGSC CS RefSeq v2.1, whole genome shotgun sequence DNA encodes these proteins:
- the LOC123168100 gene encoding putative E3 ubiquitin-protein ligase SINA-like 6: protein MVVHEEGEIMQTEQDPTMELSKCKGGHLACADCRVERPGNQRQCQKCERGGGFDVRNTAVDSVLSSVRVECPHEGCGLYVTYHKLADHQSVCPLAPCKCPVPVCGYEGPPPALYHHISTAHPMPVHRIQYGKVLQLQVPLSEPRLLLFAEEDRRAFFLVGGVLDIGAPIAVSVVCIRAGASPLPHYVAKLWANGPPGEPKGTTDAVKVEMEVTSSKDPGDVDVQELTFLTVPPKLLAGAKLVSLHIQIDKLTS from the exons atggttgtgcacgaggagggcgagatcatgcagaccgaacaggacccgacgatggagctctctaag tgcaagggagggcacctggcctgcgcggactgccgcgtcgagcgccccgggaaccagcggcagtgccagaagtgcgagcgcggcggtggcttcgacgtgcggaacacggcggtggactccgtcctttcgtcggtgagggtggagtgcccgcacgaaggctgtgggctctacgtcacttaccacaagctcgccgatcaccagagcgtgtgtccgctcgcgccctgcaaatgccccgtgcccgtctgcggctacgaaggcccgccgccggcgctctaccaccacatcagcaccgcgcatcccatgcccgtgcacaggatccagtacggcaaggtgctccagctgcaagtgccactgtcggagccacggctcttgctgttcgcggaggaggaccgccgcgcgtttttcttggtcggcggcgtgctcgacatcggcgcgcctatcgccgtgtcggtcgtctgcatcagagcgggggcgtccccactgccgcactacgtggccaagctgtgggcgaacggcccgccgggggagcccaaaggcacgaccgacgccgtcaaggtggaaatggaggtgacaagcagcaaggatcccggcgacgtcgacgtgcaggagctgaccttcttgacagttccgcccaagctgctggccggggctaagcttgtgtccctccacattcagattgacaagctcacgtcctaa